The genomic DNA ACTTCGGCCAGCGCCAGCGTCACGGCCCGGGTGAAGAAGGACATGAAGCCCAGCCCGACCTCGTGTTTCTGCTGGAACAGCTCCTTGTAGCGCTTGCGGGCGTCCATGATCGCGCTCATGTCCACCTCGTTGAAGGTGCTGAGCATGGCGGTCTGGTTCTTGACCGCCACCAGCCGTTCGCTCACCTTCTGGCGCAGTCGGGACATTGGCTCACGCCGCTCGTTTCTGCCGGCCGGGGAAGCCGGCTGTGCCGCAACCGACGAATCGGCCACCGGCGCCGCGGGTGCGGGGGCCGACGGAGCGACAGCCGCGGCCGGACGGGTAGCGGGGGCGGGCGCGGCGGGCCGGGCCTGATGAGCCAGCACGTCCTGTTTGGTGATCCGGCCGCCGGGGCCCGTGCCGGCCACATCGGCCGCCTTGAGTCCGGATTCTTCCAGCAGCTTGGCCGCGGCCGGACTGGGCACACCACCACGGGTGCCCGGCGCACTGGCCTCGGCGGCAGCGGCTGCGGGCTGGCTCACAGCGGCGGACTCGGCGGGTTTGCCCGGCTCTTCGCCCGTGGCCGCAGGGTCGATGCGGCCCACCACGGCACCCACGGCCACATCCTCACCGGCGGGGACCAGAATGCTCAGCCGCCCCGCCACTTCGGCGGACACGCCCAGAGTGGCCTTTTCCGATTCCACTTCCAGCAGGTCGTCATTCTTGCGGACCATGGCTCCATCGGCGTGCAGCCAGGCGGAAATGCTGACCGTGCTGATGGATTCGCCCGGGCTGGGAATGGTGATCTCGACGCTCATGAGTAACACTGCCTTTCGATTGGGCCTAGACGAAGGCCTGATGCAGGATCTCGGCCTGCTCGATTTCGTGGATCCGGTGAAAACCCGTGGCCGTCACGCTGCTTTCGCGCCGCGTGATGCCTTCCAGTTTGTGGTCGCGGAACTTGCGCAGCATGAAGGACCAGGCTCCCATGTTCTCCGGTTCTTCCTGGACCCAGACATGGCGCTCGGCCTTGCGATAGCGCGCCAGCACCGCCCGCAGCTGGTGCTCGGGCAGCGGGTAGAGTTGCTCGAGGCGCACGATGGCCACATCCTCGCGCCCGTCTTCCTGCTGCTTGGCGCGCAGTTCGTAATACAGCTTGCCCGAGCAGAGCAGGACGCGAGTGACCTTTTCAGGTGTCGTGGTCGGGTCGTCCAGCACCTCGTGGAAGCGTGTGCCTTCGGCCATGTCTTCCAGCGGGCTCTGGCAATCCTTGTGACGCAGCAGGCTCTTGGGCGACATCACGATCAGCGGTTTGCGGAAGGGCCGGTGCAGCTGGCGACGCAGCAGGTGGTAGAAGTTGGCCGGCGTGGTGCAGTTGGCCACTTGCAGATTGTACTCGGCACAGAGCTGGAGCATGCGTTCGAGGCGCGCGCTGGAATGGTCGGCACCCTGGCCCTCATACCCGTGGGGCAACAGCAGCACCAGACCGCTCATGCGCAGCCACTTGCCTTCGGCGCAGGAGAGAAACTGGTCGAAGATCACCTGGGCCGTGTTGGCGAAGTCGCCGAACTGGGCTTCCCAGATCGTCAGCCCCTGGGGTGCCGCCGTGGAGTAGCCGTACTCAAACCCCAGCACTCCGTACTCGGAAAGCGAGGAATTGAAGATCCGGAACTGGCCCTGATGGTCGCCGATGTGCACCAGCGGACGGAACTCCTCTTCGGAGTCATCCACCTTGAGCACGGCGTGTCGATGGCTGAAGGTGCCGCGTTCCACATCCTGGCCCGTGAGACGCACGGGGCGACCCTCGTCCAGCAGACTGGCGTAGGCCAGGAGCTCGCCCATCGCCCAGTCCACGCGTGAGTGGTCGCGCACCATCTCCAGACGTTCCTGGTAGATCCGGCGGATCTTGTTGAAGAAACGCGGTGCCTCGTGCAGGGTTGAAATGCGGATGCCCAGTTCGCGCAGTCGCTCCAGCTTGACTCCGGTGATCGGTGACTCCTGGAAATCCCGCGGGGTCGCCCGACGCAGACCCTGCCAGTCGCCATCCAGGGTCGAGGCCATGGGGGTCGTCTCACGCTGGCGCGCCTGCTCCAGGGCCTGTTCCAGTTCGGCGGTGAAACTCTCTTCCAGCCGGGTGGGCAACTCCGGGTTCAGGCGTTCTTCGGCCAGCAGGCGTGTCCGGTAGATCTCGAGGGGGTCGGGATGGCGCGCGATCGCCTTGTAGAGCACGGGCTGGGTGAAGCGCGGCTCGTCGCTTTCGTTGTGGCCGTACTTGCGATAGCCCAGAATGTCGATGAACACATCGCGCGAGAAGCGCTGGCGGAACTCGACCGCCAGTTCCATCACATAGATCAGGGCCTCGACATCGTCGCCGTTGACATGGAACACGGGCGAGAGGGTGGTCTTGGCGATGTCGGTGCAATAGGTGCTCGAGCGGCCGTCCAGATAGTTGGTGGTGAACCCCACCTGGTTGTTGAGCACGATGTGGATCGTGCCGCCGGTCTGGTAGCCCTTGAGCTGGGACATCTGCAGCACTTCGTAGACCACGCCCTGCCCTGAGATGGCTGCATCACCGTGGATCAGGATCGGGGCGATCCGGCGGTTGTCGCCCTCGTGGTGGAAGTCCATCTTGGCGCGCGTGCCGCCGATGGTCACCGGGTCCACGGCCTCAAGGTGCGAGGGATTGGGTGTCAGGCTCAGGTGCACATGGTGTCCCGCGGGTGTGACCACATCGCGGGAATAGCCCATGTGGTACTTGACGTCACCGGCGATGTCGTGGTCCTCGTAGCCCTTGCCCTCGAACTCCGAGAAGATGGTGGCGAAGGTCTTGCCCATCACGTTGGAAAGAATGTTCAGGCGGCCGCGGTGGGCGGTGCCGATCACGAATTCGCGGATGCCCAGGTCGGCGCCCTTGCGGATCACGGCGTCCAGGGCGGGCACCACATTCTCGACCCCTTCGATGGAAAAGCGCTTCTGCCCCACGAAGCGGCGGTGCATGAAGCGCTCGAAGAGCACGGTGCGGGTCAGCAACTGCAGCACGTGTTCCTGTTCGGCCTGACTGAAATCTCGCCGGTTGGCCTCCGACTCCATGCGCTCGCTGAGCCAACCGAAGGTGGCCGGGTCGCGCAGGTAGCGATACTCCACACCGATCGAGGCACAGTAGGTCCGCTCCATGTGGGCAATGATCTCGCGCAGGGTGGCAGGGCGCTTGAAGATGCCGCGCCCGGCCTCGAAGGTGCGTCCCAGGTCGGACTCCTCCAGCCCGAAGGCTTCCAGGGTGATCTGCCCCTCATAGACCCGACGAGTGCGCACCGGATTGGTGCGCGTGAACAGGTGCCCACGCTGGCGGTAGGCTCCGATCATGTTCAGCACACGGCTTTCCCGCATCACCTCGGAGCTGCCGCCCGCTGCATTGCCGTTGGAGCTCGAAGGCTGTCCGTCGCCATGAACAGCGCGCGCCAGATCAAAGCCCTGGAAGAAGTGTCTCCAGCCCTGATCGAGTTGCTCCGGGTTCTGCTGGTACTGCTGGTACAGTGCATCCAGGGCGGCCGGATCGGCATTGCCGACGGGCGTGTTGAAGTTCATCGGGAAACCCCTTCACGGGAGCCCGTTTCCGCAGCGCTCTGAGTCCGGGTCTCAGTCAGGCTCGAAAGACGGTTCGGGTGGGTGAGTGTCGTCATGGGCGACCGGTGCATCCGGTACGGGATTCCTTGTTGTTGTCTGTGCTCCCGTCAGGCGCAGGATTGCGGACCGGCCCATGGGACGCTGAATATACAAATCGGACCAACTGGCGGGCAGGGGCCTCGGATCCCGCATCCTGGGCGTCCGGTGAGCCTGCGCCGGCTTCCGTGCGGATGCCGGCAGAGGGCCTGAACCCGATTCCCTGGCCGGGCCTTCGTGACAGTATCGGCGGCCTGACCAGCCATGGCCAATGACCCGTGTCTACTCGTGGGCGCCGGCCAGACTGTAGTCGGCCACCCGTTTCTCGCTGCGCACCCGACTGAGCAGGTCCACCACCGCACGATGCGCCGGATGCATGCTGTAATCATCCAGCGCCTGCTGGCTGGCAAAACGGCTGTTCAGGCAGAGTTCCACCTGCTCCTCGCCGGCACCGGGGCAGAATCCCAGTTCCCAGAACTGGATCCCCGGAATCCGGTCGGGCAGGGCCGCCAGTGCGTCGGCCACTCGCTGGCGGTTCTCCTGGGCACTGCAGCCATCGGCGGTTGCTTTGAATTTCCAGAACACGATGTGACGAATCATGAATGGCTCCCGGTTGCTCATGCGCGACCGGCAAGGAGCAAACTGGACCGCGAAGCGGCAAGGGCTGGAATTGCATGCGGCAACTGATACTTTCCCCGACACCGCCGGGCGGCTTGCAAGGACCCCGGTCAACCACACCGTCCACGGACGGACAGCTTCCGGAACACCCCATGGATCTGAACCTCAGCGGACGACGCGCGCTCGTCTGCGGCGCCACCCAGGGCATCGGCCTGGCCTGCGCGCGGGAACTGGCTGCCCAGGGGGCACGCCTGACACTGGTGGCCCGCGATCCCGAGCGGCTGGCCGCACTCTGCGCCGAACTGCCCGGACTGGACCACGACTGGCTGGCGGCCGACTTCTCCCGCCCCGCCGAGCTGGAAGCCCGACTTGCGGACTGGCTGGCAGCGGGCAACCGGGCCGAAATCCTGATCAACAATACGGGGGGCCCTCCGGGCGGACCGATCAGCCAGGCCACACCCGAGGCGTTTCGTACCGCTTTCGAGATGCACCTGATCTGCGCGCACATCCTCGTGCAGGGTCTGCTGCCCGGAATGCGCGAGGCGGGCTGGGGGCGCATCGTGAACATCATCTCCACCAGCGTCAAACAGCCGCTGCCCGGACTGGGGGTGTCCAACACCGTACGGGCCGCCATGGCGGGCTGGTCCAAGACCATGGCCACCGAACTGGCTCCCTTCGGCATCACGGTGAACAATGTGCTGCCGGGCGCCACCTCCACCGGGCGGCTGGACAGTCTTGTGCGCAACCGGGCCAGTGGCAGCGGTCGCAGTGAAGACGAGATTCGCGCGGGCCTGCTCAAGGAGATTCCACTGGGCCGCTTCGCCGACCCGGCCGAGACGGCCACGGCCGTGCTGTTCTTCGCCTCGCCTGCCGCGGCCTGCATCACGGGCACCAGTCTGGCCGTGGACGGAGGTCGCACCTCCAGCCTGTGACAAGGCCCGAGATCAGGAAGTTCCATGATTCTGCCCGAACGCATTCTCAACTTCATTGACGGCGAGTTCCACGAACCGGCGGGCGGCGCCTGGCTCCAGGGCTGGGAACCGGCCACCGGTCAGCCACTCTACCGCCTGCCCGACAGCGAGGTCGAGGATCTGGACAGGGCGCTGACCGCCGCCCGGCGCGCCTTTCCCGCCTGGGCCGCCCGTTCCGTGGAAGAGCGCGCCGCGGCTCTGGACCGGGTCGCCGATGGCATCGAAGCCCGGCTGGAAGACTTCGCCTTCGCCGAGAGCACGGACAACGGCAAACCCCTGCACGTGGCCCGCAGCGTGGACATTCCCCGGGCCGTGGCCAACTTCCGCTTCTTCGCGGGGGCGATCCGCCATTTCGCCAGCGAGTCACACGCCACCTCGCCCGATCTGCTGAACCTGACCCTGCGCCAACCCATCGGGATCGTGGGCTGCATCTCGCCCTGGAATCTGCCGCTCTATCTGTTCAGCTGGAAGATCGCCCCGGCGCTGGCCGCGGGCAATTGCGTGATCGGCAAGCCATCGGAAATCACCCCGCTGACAGCCGCCCTGCTGGGCGAGGTGCTGCGCGACAGTGGGTTTCCACCGGGTGTGTGCGCCATTCTCCATGGGCGTGGCGCACAGATCGGCGCGGCGCTCTGCGCTCATCCCGAGGTGCGCGTGATCTCCTTCACGGGCGGCACCGCCACCGGAGCCGCGATCTCGCGGGTGGCCGCCCCGATGTTCAAGAAGCTCTCGCTGGAACTGGGCGGCAAGAACCCGACCCTCGTCTTCGCCGACGCCGACCGCGAGGCCGCGCTCGCCGGCGCGCTGCGCGCAGGCTTCAGCAACCAGGGCCAGATCTGCCTCTGTGGCTCGCGCCTGCTGGTGGAAGCCAGCATCTACAACGAATTCCGCGACGCGCTGCTCACGCGTGTGCAAGCACTGAAGGTGGGCGATCCGCGGCTGCCGGACACGGACCAGGGCGCGCTCGTCTCGCGCGAACACCGCGACAAGGTGCTGTCCTACATCGCCCTGGCCCGCGAGGAAGGTGGGCGCGTGCTCTGCGGGGGTGAGCCGGTGGCCCCGGAAGGACGCTGCGCCCGGGGCTGGTTCCTGCCGCCCACTCTCATCGAGGGTCTGGCGCCCGACGCCCGCTGCAACACCGAAGAAATCTTCGGCCCCGTGCTGAGCATGATGCCCTTCAGTGACGAAGCCGAGGCCCTGGCCATCGCCAACGGCACGGTCTACGGCCTGGCCAGCAGTCTCTGGACGCGCGACCTGGACCGTGCCCACCGGATGGCGGGAAGGCTGAAGGCCGGCATCGTCTGGATCAACACCTGGATGGAACGGGACCTGCGCACGCCCTTCGGCGGAGCCGGCCATTCGGGCGTGGGGCGCGAAGGCGGGGTGGAAGCCCTGCGCTTCTTCAGCGAAACCAAGAACGTCTGTCTGCGCATCAACCAGAGCGGAGAGTGAGCATGAGTCACACACCCACCGAGTTTTCCACCCAGGCCGCTCCACCCCCTGTGGGGCTCTACCCGCATGCCAGGCGCGCGGGCAATCTGCTGTTCCTCTCGGGCGTGGGGCCGCGCGCGGCCACGGGCACCGAGATCCCGGGGGTGACGTTGGACTCCTCGGGCGCGGTGGTGGCCAAGGACATCGAGGCCCAGTGCCGCTCGGTGTTCCAGAACGTGCGCACCATCCTGGAAGCGGCCGGCGCACGCTGGGAAGATCTGGTGGACGTCACGGTCTTCCTCACCGACATGACGAACGACTTTCCCGTATACAACCGGCTCTGGGCCGAGTACTTCAAGGATGTGCGCCCCTGCCGCACCACCCTTGAGATCAATTGCCTGCCCACTCCCATCGCCATCGAACTGAAGTGCATCGCGCTGATTCCCGAATCGCGCTGAACAGGAGGACCGGGATGCTGCCACCCATCAATTTCACCCAGTGGATCGAAGACCACCGTCACCTGCTCAAGCCGCCCGTGGGCAACCAGGTCGTCTACACGGACACCGAATTCATCATCATGGTGGTGGGCGGCCCCAACCAGCGCAAGGATTTTCACATCAACGAGGGTGAGGAATTCTTTCACCAGATCGAAGGCAACATGGTGCTGCGCATCATGGAAGACGGCCTGCCCCGCGAGATTCCCATCCGCGCCGGCGAAATCTTTCTGCTGCCTCCCGAGGTGCCGCACAGCCCCCAGCGCGAGGCCGGCAGCGTGGGTCTGGTCATCGAGCGTCGGCGCTACAAGGGTGAACTGGATGGATTCGCCTGGTATTGCGAACAGTGTCACGAGCCTCTGCACAGCGAATACCTGCCGCTGACCGACATCGTGACCCAGTTGCCCCAGGTCTTCCAGCGCTTTCATGCGCGCCCGGAACTGCGTCGCTGCAAGTCCTGTGGCCACGTGATGGAAACCACCTGAGATGCAGTCCTCAGCCCCCTCGATTCCGGTCGTCGACATCCATACCCATGTGCTGCCGCGCGACTGGCCCGACCTGAAGGCCCGTTATGGCTACGGCGGCTTCATCCAGCTTGAGCATTGCGGCCCGGGCTGCGCACGCATGCTGCGCGACGGGCAGTTCTTCCGCGAGATCGAGGAGAATTGCTGGGACCCGGGTGCCCGCCTGCGCGACTGCGACGCCCATGGTGTGTCACTGCAGGTCCTCTCCACCGTGCCGGTGATGTTCAGCTACTGGGCCAAAGCGGCCGACTGCCTGGACCTGTCGCGCCTGCTGAATGACCACATCGCGGGCATCGTGTCCGCCCATCCCCGGCGCTTCGCCGGCCTGGGCACGATTCCGCTTCAGGACCCACAGCTGGCGTGCCAGGAACTTCAGCGCTGCGTGACGGATCTGGGGCTTTGTGGAGTCCAGATCGGCAGTCACGTCAACCAGTGGAACCTGAACCACGAGGCGCTCTTCCCCGTGTTCCAGGAAGCCGAGCGCCTGGGCGCGGCCGTCTTCGTTCACCCTTGGGACATGCTGGGCACCAGCGAGATGAAGGACTACTGGCTGCCCTGGCTGGTGGGCATGCCCGCCGAAAGCAGCCGCGCACTGTGCTCGCTGATCTTCGGCGGAGTGCTGGAGCGCCTGCCCCGCCTGCGGCTGGCCGTGGCACACGGGGGTGGCAGTTTTCCCGCCACCCTGGGCCGGATCCAGCACGGATTCGATGTGCGCCCGGACCTCTGCGCCGTGGACAATCCGCACCCACCGCGCGAGTATCTGGGCCGCTTCTGGCTGGACACCCTGGTCCACGATCCGCGCATGCTGGACCTGCTGCTGGAAATGGTGGGCCCCCGGCGCCTGGCTCTGGGCAGCGACTATCCCTTCCCGCTGGGCGAACTGGAACCGGGTCGCCTGATCCGCGAACACAGCGGTCTGAGCGAGCACACGCGCACTCTACTGCTCTGCGACAGCGCACTGGAGTGGCTGGGACGCACACGAAAGGACTTTGGCTGGTGAGGCTCTCCTTCTCCATCGCCGGGCGCCGCTGCACGGTCGATACCACCCATGTGCACGAGCTGGCCCTGCCGCTGGATCTGGCTGGAGGCAGTCCCCGCTGGTACGGGGCCGAGGCCGCCAGTCGGCGCGCCTTCAGTGTGGGCAATTTCACGGGTGACACGCGCCTGGGTGCCAGTTGCAATGTGCGCGTGCTGGAACTGAACCCTCATTGCCAGGGCACCCACACCGAAAGCTGGGGCCATCTCTGCGACGACGCCCCCGGACTGGCCACCCTGCTGGACGAGACCCTGCTGCCGGCCAGCCTGCTCACGGTCTGGCCCGAACCGGCCGCCGACTGCCCGGACACTCTGCCGCCCACCGTGTCGCCCACGGACCGGATCCTTGGAGTGGCCGAACTGCGCCCGAGGCTGGCCGTGATCGCTGCTGGATTCAATCGCGCGCTCGTGTTGCGCTGCGGCCAGGACGACGACACCCGGCCCGATCCTCCCGCCTACGTCACGCCCGAAGGCATCCAGCTGCTGCTGGCGATGGGCGTGCAGCACCTGCTGGTGGAACTGCCCTCGCTGGACCGCCTGGACGATGGCGGCCTGCTGCGCGCACACCGCGCCTTCTGGGAACTGGACACAGGCAGCCGCCAGCAACCCCCGGTCCACGCGCGCGGTCGCAGCGTCAGCGAGCTGCTGCGGATCCCCGCAAAGCTGGCCGACGGTCCGGGTCTGCTGGAGCTGGGTCTGCCCGCCCTGGAATCCGATGCGGCCCCCAGCCGTCCGCGCTGGTACCCGCTGCTGCCCGAAGAGACCATCGACAAGGAGCTCCGACCGTGAGCCACTTTCCCGACTTCACCCTTGAAAACGCCCGCCAACTGGACCGGGCCGATTCGCTGTCCTCCTTCCGCGACCGCTTTCATCTGCCCACGGGCGCTCAGGGTGAACTGGTCTACCTCTGCGGCAATTCCCTGGGTCTGCAACCCAAGAACGTACGCCCGGCTCTCGACGAAGTGCTGGACGACTGGGCGCGGCTGGCAGTGGAAGGCCATTTCGCCGCGGCCCGCCCCTGGATGCCCTACCACAGACTCCTTGCCGCCAGTGGCGAGAAACTGGTTGGCGCCCGTCCCGGCGAAGTGGTCTTCATGAACAGCCTGAGCGTGAATCTGCACCTGCTGATGGCCAGTTTCTACCGGCCCTCGGGATCTCGCACCCGGATTCTGGTGGAAGGCGGAGCCTTCCCCTCTGACCGCTACGCCGTGGCCACCCATCTGGAGCATCATGGGCTGGATCCGGACAAGCAGATGGTGCAGCTGCGTCCACGTGAGGGCGAGGACTGTCTGCGCCCCGAGGACATCCTGGCCACCATCGAGGCCCAGGGCGACAGGCTGGCGCTGATCCTGCTGGGTGGAGTGAACTACTACACGGGCCAGGCCTTCGACATGCGGGAGATCACACGCGCCGGTCACGCGGTGGGCGCGCGGGTGGCGTTTGATCTGGCGCACGCGGCCGGCAATCTGGAACTGGCCCTGCACGACTGGAATGTGGACTGGGCCGCCTGGTGTGGCTACAAGTATCTCAATTCCGGCCCCGGCGGCATCTCGGGCGTGTTCGTGCACGAACGGCACGGCCGTGATACCACGCTGCCGCGCCTGGCGGGCTGGTGGGGCCACGACAGCGAGACCCGCTTCGCGATGCCCGAGCGTTTTCAGGCGATGGAGGGCGCCGAGGGCTGGCAGCTCAGCAATCCGCCCATCCTGCCTCTGGCCGCCTTGCGGGCCTCGCTGGAACTGTTCGACGAGGCCGGCATGCCGGCCCTGCGCGCCCGCAGTCTGCGCCTGACCGCCTGGCTCGAACAGGGGCTGGATGCGGCAAGTCGCGGCCGTTTTCGCCAGCTGACCCCGCGGGATCCCGCCCAGCGGGGCGCCCAGCTCTCGCTGCACTTCCCCGGAGGCGCCACCACCGTGATGCGGGAACTGGAAGCGGCGGGCGTGCTGGCCGACCTGCGCCGCCCGGACGTGATTCGTCTTTCGCCGGCCCCTCTGTACAATTCCTTTGAGGATTGCTGGCACGCGGTGCAGCGCCTCGATGGTCTGCCCGCCCTCAATTCCCGGAGACCCTGAGATGACATCCAGGCTTGATCTGATCGGCAGTGGACTGGCTGGCCCACTGGCCGCCACCCTGATGGCGCGCGCCGGAGTATCGGTGACCTGCTGGGATCGCCGTCCCGACCCGCGTGTGGCACAACTGGACGCCGGGCGCTCGATCAATCTGGCGCTGAGCGTGCGGGGTCTGAAAGCCCTGGCCGCTGCGGGACTGGAAGCCCGTGCCCGCGCCCTCTGCCTGCCGATGAAGGGCCGCCTGCTGCATTCGGTTGATGGCGAAACCCGCTTCGTGCCTTACGGCAGCCGTCCGGATCATGTGATCCACAGCATTTCACGCCAGGCTCTGAACCAGCTGCTGTTGAGCGCGGCGGAACACACGGGCCTGGCCCGGCTGGAATTCTCGCGCCGCCTGCACGCCGCCAATCTGGATACCGGCGAACTGGATTTTCGCTGCGGGGACGACGAGAGTCCGCTCTGCATCAAGGCGGATCACATCATCGGCAGCGACGGCTCGGGCAGCGTCCTGCGCGACGCACTGGGCACACACGCCCCCGACAACTGCCGAGTGGACCGACTGGAACACGGTTACAAGGAGCTGAGTCTGGCCGCCAGCCCCGGTGGACAGTTCCAGTTGCGCGAAGATTGCCTGCACATCTGGCCCCGCGGCGGCTGGATGCTCATTGCGCTGCCCAATCTCGACCGCAGTTTCACCTGCACATTGTTCTACCCACTGGAAGGCCCGTCCAGCTTCGCCAGCCTGAACAGTCCCGAGGCGGTGAACGAGCTTTTCGATCGTGAATTCGCCGACCTCAAGGCCCTGATGCCCGATCTGCTCGAGCAGTTCGAAGCCAATCCCGTGGGACATCTGGCCACCGTCACCA from Candidatus Delongbacteria bacterium includes the following:
- a CDS encoding FAD-dependent monooxygenase; translated protein: MTSRLDLIGSGLAGPLAATLMARAGVSVTCWDRRPDPRVAQLDAGRSINLALSVRGLKALAAAGLEARARALCLPMKGRLLHSVDGETRFVPYGSRPDHVIHSISRQALNQLLLSAAEHTGLARLEFSRRLHAANLDTGELDFRCGDDESPLCIKADHIIGSDGSGSVLRDALGTHAPDNCRVDRLEHGYKELSLAASPGGQFQLREDCLHIWPRGGWMLIALPNLDRSFTCTLFYPLEGPSSFASLNSPEAVNELFDREFADLKALMPDLLEQFEANPVGHLATVTTQRWTLADRLLLIGDAAHAVVPFFGQGMNASFEDALELAWQHDKLGEDWAAVFEGTARARKANSDAIAAMALENYVEMRNTVADPGFQLRKHVEHRLEHLEPERFLSRYSMVSFSTVPYRLARERGRIQQELLEELTAGMERIGQLDEARSRALIHERLVPLADLPRS